In Oryzias melastigma strain HK-1 linkage group LG10, ASM292280v2, whole genome shotgun sequence, a single window of DNA contains:
- the LOC112138536 gene encoding solute carrier family 35 member E2A, translating to MPGGRQSSHHSLWFLMSPFRNRQERVVLARSDSLSGEQLLKITVTETTVIEADSGAWNLRSMTYLALWYFFSFCTLFLNKYILSLLEGEPSMLGAVQMLSTTVIGCLKMVVPCCLYQHKSRAEYPPNFIMIMLFVGLMRFITVVLGLVSLKNVAVSFAETVKSSAPMFTVIMSRLILGEYTGLWVNLSLFPVMAGLALCTASEISFNMLGFSAALSTNIMDCLQNVFSKKLLSGDTYRFSPPELQFYTSAAAVIMLIPAWAFLLDIPSIGKSGRSFIFNQDIILLLLFDGCLFHLQSVTAYALMGRISPVTFSVASTVKHALSVWLSVLIFSNRITILGATGTVLVFIGVFLYTKARQIQRRTLLALIAEQSLKDQDFQTPHPH from the exons ATGCCGGGCGGCAGGCAGTCCTCCCATCACTCGCTGTGGTTCCTCATGTCGCCGTTCCGGAACCGGCAGGAGCGGGTGGTTCTGGCGCGCAGCGACAGCCTGTCCGGGGAGCAGCTGCTGAAGATCACGGTCACGGAGACTACAGTGATCGAGGCGGACTCCGGCGCGTGGAACCTGCGCTCCATGACCTACCTGGCGCTGTGGTACTTCTTCAGCTTCTGCACGCTGTTCCTCAACAAGTACATCCTGTCACTGCTGGAGGGGGAGCCCAGCATGCTGG GTGCCGTTCAGATGCTGTCCACCACTGTCATCGGCTGCTTGAAGATGGTTGTCCCCTGCTGCCTGTACCAGCACAAGTCCAGAGCTGAGTACCCCCCCAACTTTATCATGATCATGCTGTTTGTCGGACTCATGAG GTTCATCACGGTAGTTCTGGGTCTCGTGAGCCTCAAGAACGTGGCCGTGTCCTTTGCTGAAACGGTgaaaagctccgcccccatgtTCACAGTCATCATGTCCCGACTGATCCTGGGCGAGTACACGG GTCTGTGGGTGAACCTGTCCCTCTTCCCCGTCATGGCGGGCCTGGCCCTCTGCACGGCCTCAGAGATCAGCTTCAACATGCTGGGCTTCTCTGCGGCGCTCTCCACCAACATCATGGACTG TCTGCAGAACGTGTTCTCCAAGAAACTGCTTAGCGGAGACACCTACAGGTTCAG TCCTCCAGAGCTGCAGTTCTACACCAGCGCCGCAGCAGTCATCATGCTCATCCCTGCCTGGGCTTTCCTCCTG GACATTCCATCTATTGGgaaaagtgggcggagctttatCTTCAACCAGGACatcatcctgctgctgctgtttgatgGCTGTTTGTTTCACCTGCAGAGCGTCACAGCATACGCGCTGATGGGACGGATCTCCCCCGTGACCTTCAG cgtTGCCAGTACGGTGAAGCACGCCCTGTCAGTGTGGCTCAGCGTCCTCATCTTCAGCAACCGCATTACCATCCTGGGGGCCACGGGGACCGTGCTGGTCTTTATCGGCGTCTTCCTCTACACCAAAGCCCGGCAGATCCAGAGGAGAACCCTGCTGGCTCTGATCGCAGAGCAGAGCCTCAAGGACCAGGACTTTCAGACCCCCCACCCTCACTGA